ttatgtaCTAAGACTTTCAAAACATGTTAATAATCTgactaaccaaattaaattcttactacttaataataaaataaaatatttaaataaaaataaacaataatattaataattattattaaacaaaaatacaattatatacgatcagtaaaaatttcaaatttttactataaagatataacatataattataatgtgaataaaactttcaaaaaacaaatttataatcagactaactaaatcaaattttttctacttaataataaattaaaaataaataataatatgagtaattataattatataaagatataaattatacaatctattaatgtaatattttttcaaaatattcgTGTTAATTCGGATCTTATCGAATTACTTTCGTGTGAACTTTAACACTAtccgatttaattttaaattgtgttAGATTGcccaaaataaatttagtataaaaaaactcaattctaatctaatattttttatatcatatcatatcagaTTATCAGATTGAGTTGAAAATTGTCAGCTTTACTTTTGAATACTTAAACGCCGGGTGTGTTAATTTGTTCAAACTTCAAACATTTATGAGTTAGGGCCAATCCCAAACTCAATAATTTACTCCATAGTCTTCACTTTGAAATATTGAACCATGTGAGGTAATGGATATTTGATTTGTGCAACCATTTTCTACCAGACTAATTAATTTACTTGATAGTCTTAATTGCGCTTgtaaatttctattaatttgtTACATCATCATGcaccttaaaaaatcaaaatagaaaTCATATATTCAATGACCTGCGTACAGGTTATGGTCGCATGGAAGTAGTACATACACGTATCAATTTAGATCGATTTTATATGATGTCAAGTGGAAAAATTAAATTGCAGAGATTTCCAGTTATCTTCAAGCTTGTAAGGCCATGTCGCAAGAACAAGAAGTGGGCAAACTAGCCATCAGGCTTGCAAACGCCGCGATCCTTCCGATGGTGATGAAATCAGCCATCGAGCTCAACCTCATAGACATCATCTTTGCCTCTGGCGACGGCGTTTTCCTCTCACCTTCCGACATCGCAAGTATGCTCCCCACCAAGAACCCTGAGGCGCCCGTTTTGCTCGACCGCATGCTACGGCTCTTGGCCAGCTATGATATACTCAAGTGCTCGGTTAGAAAAGGAGAGAATGGACGAGTTGAAAGATTGTATAGTGCTGCACCCATTTGCAAGTTCTTTGTTAAGAATGAAGATGAAGGATCGGTTGCTAGTTTGTTGCAGTTGCAACACGACAAGATCACCATGGAAGGCTGGTACTTTTCATTTCTAATATCtagaatttaataattgttttgtttcagagtttagttaaaatttggttaatataatatgtttaatttcaGGTATCATCTAACTGATACACTGCTCGAAGGTGGAACCCCTTTTAATAGGGCAAAAGGAATGAGTTCTGCTTTTGAATACATCGAAAAGGATCCAAAGCACCACCAGTTATTTAACAAAGCAATGTCAAATAACACTACCTTGATCATGAAGAAGATGGTTGATGTTTACAAAGGATTTGAAGGCGTCAAAGTATTAGTAGACGTGGGTGGTGGAATTGGGACTAATCTTGGCACCATCACTTCTAAGTATCGTTACATTAAAggcattaattttgatttaccACATGTTGTAGCTCATGCACCTCCAATAGCAGGTATATATTCCTAATCCTACTCATTTATGGCTGCCCTTGTAGAAGCAATTTTCAGTAGTATAATTTCTAATGCTGACAAACTTGATTGAGTCAGTGATTTGTATAATTTCGATTAATTTGTGAATCTTCTAATAATACTCATAACAAAATACGATAACTTTTGGATAAGGTATATATATGACTTCTCTGTTTTACAAATAAAACTTAAccctttatttataataagtttattaaatactcccattaaaaacttaataaactTCATCAACCCATCCTTATAACCCtcattaaattatcatatataaagTGTAATAATAGGCAGCTTCATAAGCCAACACTTACAACACTAATTAAATAACCATGTATAAAGTGTAATGAGTCTACATAATGCTCATAAAAAACCGATTTTGGACTATACatttagttgattttatttttatcaaataaatgtatgcccacataaaaaaaaaaatttcaacaagcCTTTCTTTATTTGCTCGTTAGATGATAATAGGATGTTGTCGATATGTGTAGGTGTTGAGCATGTTGGAGGAGATATGTTCACAAATATTCCAAAAGGTGATGCCATTTTCTTAAAGGTACGCGTGTTAAATAGTTTAATCTTCTTATGtgcatatatacacacacacgcgAGAATGTGGATGTTTTGCTGATACATACAGATGAAAGTTATCTGCAGACGGTTCTACATGATTGGGGTGATGAAGACTGCTTGAAAATTCTCAAGAAATGTTGTGAAGCTCTTCCAAGCCCTGGAAAAGTTATCATTGTTGAAGTGATTGTTCCTGAGATTCCTGAAAACAGTGTTTCATCAAACATTGCCTGCGAACTAGATCTGTTAATGATGATTGTGCACCCAGGAGGAAGAGAGAGGACCCTTAAAGAGTTTGAGGCATTAGCTTCGGAATCCGGATTTTCCACGTGTGAAATTATATGCTCTGTATACAACATCTGGGTTTTGGAGTTCCACAAATGAGCACATCAATTCTGAAGGCTTGGGGTTCATtgttatgtaataaaataagaGATTTGTTTCAAAAATACAATGAAGGACCCTGTGAGCGTGATTTTCtaccataaatataatatttattttgttatgtaaACTACTAAACTCTGCTCTGTCAAGCAACAAGTTATTACAAATAGAACTAGACTTTGGAAagcgttttaattttttttatttttcagtaaattgaaaaaatgaaaatgacaagaCACATTCCACCCTTTCCTTTCCTAACTTTTTTAagtaataactttttaaattaaaaaatgaaaaagtttggAAGagattctaatttattttgagaGAGAAGTGAAGACTTTTctatttaggccaaaggattgCCACCCAAGTTTTTGGTGACATGGTAAATATGTACTTGCTTagataaaaattctaaatactcacttaagttttagtttgttaagatacatttacaaattttctattgagattaaaggataaaatcgtattttattaataatattaaaataattaaaattgtatcttattttttctcttatttagaaaattaataattttttctagattaagttttgaaaaatttacttttccttCAAAGATACCAAACTTGAAATAGACCACTTTCTCTAATAAACAAACGAGAACAAATAAGACAAAGTTGTTCAGAGGATGACTTCTAAGCGATACTTCATTGTTTATATTGGACGATATGCATTGTCTTCATTAGATGACGTTTCGTCGTCCAACAATGTATCACACTGGTTGCAACTGGTCGGACGGAGGtgaagaataaatttaaaaatttgggagagagtcacttttcaaaattcatgtataaagataaaatattaatttttaaaacttgaaaaagaaaaaaaatattattttctttaaatctaggatgaagtattaattttttaatattatttttaaataataattctatcaTCTCATATATAagacaaatttaattataatttatagataaaaaaatgtttaaattttttattattataaatatattttaaaattgaactaacCCTTATGTATGAGAAATAATCCTCCAACcttgtatttattattcatCATGTTTGTCAAGTCCAAAGCCCATGACATGACTAAAAACTCTTCAAGCCTGCTTTTGCAGGCAAGCCCGTGTGCTTTTGAAGgtgttatcattttattttttaattattataattgttattatttttattggccCAACATACAAGTGGTACCCCTGATTTTGGCATGATCGTGGGTCGTGTTCATATGGATCATACCCTAAAAAAAAGGATTTAGGTCAAGTGACTGACAAACCCAACCCTTAACATGTCTAAGGATGTAAGTTTTTCACCACCTACCATCATTTGTCTAAAGAATGGTCAAATAGCTATGTCCCAACCAAACTTTACTAAAATTATTTCCACccttttgagtttaaaatttttatttttcactaaattattaaatttattaataaaatctttgagataacaacaataaaaaatattaaactatcatcttttttcaaataaaatgatcgaacttttcttttttatcaagAAGATTGAATTTTCTGATTTTTCCTTAAAAAGGAGCAAATTTAtactattttctattaaaagtgttaaacaattaactgaattcaaataacattaaataagaataatgtgatagtttttctattaaaaatattaaaacaaataatttgtaTGCTACGAAGACGTTTACAACTCACAAAAACcttaaattatactttttttcaaaatttattttcacaaaagTCACATAACATACACATAATAAACAAAACTTATCCGAAATAAGCTGAACacaactaaatttaatttttttatattaatttttttaagtttaaagcttgaagtttatttattatttgggtttaaatttttgaacaatcattgaaaagattaatttatttatatttcaataaaacattattttgattaaaaatgcaaatgaataaaatacacttaaaaaataaaaagcaatgttatgtatGTGTATTATGAGAATcaatttagtaaataataataatatattatcatataattgagtattatttttatttttattttaaatttattcaatcacacggtatcacattatcattgataGTCAAATTGATATTCATCATAAGTgctcatagttttattataaaataaaaagaaacaaagtttaaaatcaataaacattattttgattaaaagcATTATTAcgtgtatatattattaaatatataatttaataaaacattaatatgTTACCCTATAGTTAAAaattgtatgattttaatttaaaattatttaattagatattaccttatttatgattttgtgtTTAAAAGTGAATTAGTTGGGTTTTTGATTTGACAAtccataaatttaatatttatcataagATGAGTTAAGAAatgttttgtcattttatttttttaattaatgaaattatatatatttaaaaatatctacatataatattaaaattagatttgaatcaaatttatttaagcttAGATTTGACCAAGCATGAAACTAATTCGACTCCAAGCCTATAtagtattgtttttttttaatttactaaaatatcaaaaatcaaaataaattatattcacatatttttaaataaagataaaataatatataataacatgatgatatatcacgTTGTATAACAACACAAATATTAGATTTGTTGTATAAAGTTACACTAACGGAGCCCTCCAAAGTATTTTTTAACCAATcccttatttttataacataacAATGGACTCCCTGGAATTCAAACCTTTATTACTGGTCACACACATGAAGCAGAAAACAGAGAGAACGACTGCTTTTATTATCGAGAAGGCTTCAGAATTAGTGTGCTCATTTGTGGAACTCCAAAACCCAGCTGTTGTATGCAGAGCATATAACTTCACACCTGGAAAATCCGGATTCCAAAGCTAATGCCTCAAACTCTTTAAGTGTCCGCTCTCTTCCTCCTGGGTGCACAATCATCATCAAGAGATCTAGTTCGCAGGCAATGTTTGATGAAACATTATTTTCAGGAATCTCAGGAACATTCACTTCTACAACGAGTACTTTTCCAGAGTTTGGAAGAGCTTCACAACATTTCTTGAGAATTTTCGAGCAGTCTTCATCACCCCAATCATGTAGAACTGTCTGCAAATAACTTTCATCTATGTGTATCAGCAAAACAACCACACactagcatatatatatatatatatacacacacacacatatgaaGATTAAGCTATTTAACGCAGCACGTACCTTTAAGAAAATGGCGTCACCTTTTGGAATATTTGTGAACATATCTCCTCCAACATGCTCAACACCTACACAGCGCCAACATCTTATTATCATCTGATAAACAAATAGAGAAAGGGTTGTTGAAACTTTTTTATGTGGGCATATGTtgattatagttttatttgataaaaatataatcggGTAAATATATGATccaatattagtttttataggTATCATGTAATCATATTGTAAAGATCAatttcactttatatatatagtccGCCAAAAGTTAATTGACTTTTAAAGAGAAAgtctaataaatttattataattaaagggTTTTTGGTCATTCTAAAACAtagaaattatatatgtatcCCATCCAAAAATTATTCCATTTTATTTTGAGTGTTGCTGGAAAGGAAGATCGATTCATAGATTAATAGTCGATCGATAAAGTTGTTGTATAAAGTCAATTTCTCCTTTAAATGGCTCGATTAGGTTTATCTAAAACTCTATCAatccaattataatattttataagctTAAATAAGAGATTATTGGAATTGATTAGAAATTACAGTGTTCAAAATTGCTTtaggcaatttttttttttctacaaggGTAGCCATAAATGAGCAGAATTAGGAATACATACCTGATATTGGAGGTGCATGAGCTACAACATGTGGTAAATCAAAGTTTATGCCTTTAATGTAAGGATACTTAGAAGTGATGGTGCCAAGATTAGCACCAATTCCACCACCCACGTCTACTAATACTTTGACGCCTTCAAATCCTTTGTAAACATCAACCATCTTCTTCATGATCAAAGTAGTGTTGTTTGACATTGCTTTGTTAAATAACTGGTGATGGATTGGGTCCTTTTCCATGTATTCAAAAGCAGATCTCATTCCATGTGCTCTATTGAAAGGGCTTCCACCTTCAAGCACGGTATCGGTTAGATGATACCTGAAAAACATATTcaattatccaaattttaactcGACGctcaaacaaaacaattattaaattttagatttcaaaaatGAGACGTACCAGCCTTCCATGGTGACCTTGTCGTGCAACAACTGCAACAAACTAGCAACCGAGCCTCCATCTTCATTGTTCACAAAGAACTTGCAAATGGGTGCAACACCGTACAATCTTTTAACTTGTCCATTCTCTTCTCTTCTAACCGAGCATTTGAGTATATCATAGCTAGCCAAGAGTCGTAGCATGCGGTCGAGCAAAATGGGAGCGTCAGGGTTCTTGGTGGGGAGCATACTCGCGATGTCGGAAGGTGAAAGGAAAACGCCATCACCAGAGGCAAAGATGATATCTATGAGGTTCAGCTCGATGGCTGATTTCATCACCATGGGAAGGACCGCGCCGTTTGCTAACCTGATGGCTAGCTTGCCCACTTCTTGTTCCTGCGACATGGCCATTCAAGTTTGAAGATATGTAATTGGAAATCTCTTCACTTGATATCATAAGATATCTATctacattcatatatatactaCTTGCGTATGGgaatatatgcattaaatttATACAACTTGATAGACTAATTTACATGCATTCAAAGAGTCAAGactattgaataaattatttagtcTGGTCATAAATGTTGGCACAAATTAATGGGCATTGCGTTATATGGATCTTATTATTCAAAGGATAACGATTCTAGAATGTGAAGACTATCAAGTAAA
This is a stretch of genomic DNA from Mangifera indica cultivar Alphonso chromosome 11, CATAS_Mindica_2.1, whole genome shotgun sequence. It encodes these proteins:
- the LOC123230022 gene encoding caffeic acid 3-O-methyltransferase-like is translated as MAMSQEQEVGKLAIRLANGAVLPMVMKSAIELNLIDIIFASGDGVFLSPSDIASMLPTKNPDAPILLDRMLRLLASYDILKCSVRREENGQVKRLYGVAPICKFFVNNEDGGSVASLLQLLHDKVTMEGWYHLTDTVLEGGSPFNRAHGMRSAFEYMEKDPIHHQLFNKAMSNNTTLIMKKMVDVYKGFEGVKVLVDVGGGIGANLGTITSKYPYIKGINFDLPHVVAHAPPISGVEHVGGDMFTNIPKGDAIFLKTVLHDWGDEDCSKILKKCCEALPNSGKVLVVEVNVPEIPENNVSSNIACELDLLMMIVHPGGRERTLKEFEALALESGFSRCEVICSAYNSWVLEFHK
- the LOC123230013 gene encoding caffeic acid 3-O-methyltransferase-like, whose product is MSQEQEVGKLAIRLANAAILPMVMKSAIELNLIDIIFASGDGVFLSPSDIASMLPTKNPEAPVLLDRMLRLLASYDILKCSVRKGENGRVERLYSAAPICKFFVKNEDEGSVASLLQLQHDKITMEGWYHLTDTLLEGGTPFNRAKGMSSAFEYIEKDPKHHQLFNKAMSNNTTLIMKKMVDVYKGFEGVKVLVDVGGGIGTNLGTITSKYRYIKGINFDLPHVVAHAPPIAGVEHVGGDMFTNIPKGDAIFLKTVLHDWGDEDCLKILKKCCEALPSPGKVIIVEVIVPEIPENSVSSNIACELDLLMMIVHPGGRERTLKEFEALASESGFSTCEIICSVYNIWVLEFHK